A segment of the Triticum urartu cultivar G1812 chromosome 1, Tu2.1, whole genome shotgun sequence genome:
AATTCATCGTTCGTCAATTTATATGTTAAAAGGCTTGTTGCTCTTATGTGATATTACATAATTAAATTTATGGTAAAAAATTGAGAAGAGAGCTTTATGTATTTCCTTGAATCAAAATAGAACCATTAAAGTAGGCCTGTTGAGCCATAGCTGGGACACCGGCAGCCAGTGTTATATCCCCATGGATTCTAGCACGATATTCAAGCTCATGTGCAAGCCCATTAGCAGTAAACAAACCTAGGAGTAAAGTTATGGTAATTTATTTCAGAATTATCTAGAATTGCTGCTGGCTATCATCTGTTGAGGTATTTGACCTACTTATATACAGATGCTATGTAATTAGGTATAGTTATGATGAATTGATGTTGTATCATTCTTATGTGTTTATATACATTCTCGAAGATTATCTATCATTCTTATTTATgtataatgatgaagatctatcCGTTCAAATCCATTTAtataaaaaaaatccaccacATTAACAACCATATGTTTTGCTTTTTGTGATGTTATTTAAGCGTATTTTTCTTTTTTGGTTGACTGCCTTGTGCTTGAAGTATGTAAAACAGGTAGATAGTAACTCATGATTGCAACTATGTAGGTAGTTGAAAGTTGGATGAATCGACTGGATCAGGCACCAGAGAGGCACGCACAGTTAGAACAAGTAAGAGTATGCACTAAGATCGGGATAGAGTGCATGGACTTGGACCCAAAGAAGAGACCAGTTGCACAGCACATAATTGATAGGCTTGATAAAACAGCAAGAGCTGACTATTCATGCCAAACTGGCATGAGCAGTTCACTAGCTGAGCTGCAGCCAAGTTTACTCGAGGAGCAGTCTGGGGAAATAGGAAAGCTTGCAGCTGAGAGCCTTATAAAGGATATCAATGAACGCCCAGAAACAGAAGATCACTGCCAGCAGGGTCAAGAAAATGCAGATCAGTGCTCATTACAGGAAGCACAAGATACGGAGCGGAAGGTTGACCGACCAGGAACAGGCATTTTCGGCTCTAAATCTAGCTTCTTGGAGAAGCTAAAAGACTTGAATATCTTTAGCAGGAAAGCACGCAGGAATTTCGTGATGAATGGCGGCTCACACCTACAGAATGTCAGGGGCCTAACGATTTTCACAAAGGCGGGAATACAGAAAATCACAAAAAACAATTCAGAGTTTCTTGGTACCGGAAGATTTTGTAAAGCCTACAAAGGAACTCTTCCTGACAATACCATGGTGGCAGTTAAGACCTTTATCACGCTAAGCAATAATAGTCTGAGGCGGGAGTTTGAGCTGATAATAGAAGTCCATAAAGAACTGATCCACAAGAACATCCTCAAGCTCTATGGTTGCTGCCCGGAGGTGGATGTTCCAACGTTGGTATTTGAATTTGCTGCTAATGGGAGCCTCGAGAGCATTGTCCATGGCAGTAAACAAAAACTTCCTTTAGACTTGCGTATTGACATCGCAATTGGGTCTGCAGAAGGGTTAAGATACATGCACTCCTACGCAAATTACCCCATGCTACATGGTGATGTCAGACCGATCAACATATTTCTCGATGACAAGTTGACACCAAAAATTGGAAACTTTGGGCTTTCGAGGCTTTATAGTTTAGAAGAGGAGATGAGGCTACAggcctctgaatcaagtgatgcACGCAACCAATTGATGCTGCTTAATATGGGTTACATGGACCGAAAATTCATGCAAGATGGACATTTAACACTAAAGAATGAGGTCTACAGCTTTGGAGCTATTCTTTTGGAGCTCATTACCAGGAAGAAGAACATATTTGATGAAAACCGCATCCTTGTCGATGAGTACCGCAAAGTTTATGAGAGAGAAAAGAGTGGAAGAGCAATGTTTGACAAGGAGATTGCAACTGAAGACAATATCTTCGCCCTGGAAGAAATTGGCAAGGTTGTAATTGAGTGCCTGAAAGAAGACAGTAAGGAACGACCAGATATGACGGAGGTGACGGAACTACTTGTGATGATCAGGAGAGAGAGGAGGCTCCTTAAGGCACGCAATAAGGCGATTACT
Coding sequences within it:
- the LOC125511711 gene encoding uncharacterized protein LOC125511711 isoform X1, yielding MDGEASSNRHGILERMLLDDSAEPTDLPLSLLEDITDRFSPDQQIGSGGFAVVYKGMIGKRMVAVKKLSNTVDITESKFHGEVKCLMKTKHKNIVRFLGYCADTQGKMAEYEGKLVMADVRNWLLCFEFVPKGSLDKHMSDSSCGLEWRERYRIIRGICEGLCYLHEKRILHLDLKPANVLLDIGMVPKIADFGLSRCFDEGQTRAITQHLCGSQGYLAPEFYRGQIAFASDIYSLGVIIMEILTGAKGYFEEEHVVESWMNRLDQAPERHAQLEQVRVCTKIGIECMDLDPKKRPVAQHIIDRLDKTARADYSCQTGMSSSLAELQPSLLEEQSGEIGKLAAESLIKDINERPETEDHCQQGQENADQCSLQEAQDTERKVDRPGTGIFGSKSSFLEKLKDLNIFSRKARRNFVMNGGSHLQNVRGLTIFTKAGIQKITKNNSEFLGTGRFCKAYKGTLPDNTMVAVKTFITLSNNSLRREFELIIEVHKELIHKNILKLYGCCPEVDVPTLVFEFAANGSLESIVHGSKQKLPLDLRIDIAIGSAEGLRYMHSYANYPMLHGDVRPINIFLDDKLTPKIGNFGLSRLYSLEEEMRLQASESSDARNQLMLLNMGYMDRKFMQDGHLTLKNEVYSFGAILLELITRKKNIFDENRILVDEYRKVYEREKSGRAMFDKEIATEDNIFALEEIGKVVIECLKEDSKERPDMTEVTELLVMIRRERRLLKARNKAITTSVPSV
- the LOC125511711 gene encoding wall-associated receptor kinase 5-like isoform X2; this translates as MRGSLSWQMCETGYSVLSLYPKGVLISIYSSCGLEWRERYRIIRGICEGLCYLHEKRILHLDLKPANVLLDIGMVPKIADFGLSRCFDEGQTRAITQHLCGSQGYLAPEFYRGQIAFASDIYSLGVIIMEILTGAKGYFEEEHVVESWMNRLDQAPERHAQLEQVRVCTKIGIECMDLDPKKRPVAQHIIDRLDKTARADYSCQTGMSSSLAELQPSLLEEQSGEIGKLAAESLIKDINERPETEDHCQQGQENADQCSLQEAQDTERKVDRPGTGIFGSKSSFLEKLKDLNIFSRKARRNFVMNGGSHLQNVRGLTIFTKAGIQKITKNNSEFLGTGRFCKAYKGTLPDNTMVAVKTFITLSNNSLRREFELIIEVHKELIHKNILKLYGCCPEVDVPTLVFEFAANGSLESIVHGSKQKLPLDLRIDIAIGSAEGLRYMHSYANYPMLHGDVRPINIFLDDKLTPKIGNFGLSRLYSLEEEMRLQASESSDARNQLMLLNMGYMDRKFMQDGHLTLKNEVYSFGAILLELITRKKNIFDENRILVDEYRKVYEREKSGRAMFDKEIATEDNIFALEEIGKVVIECLKEDSKERPDMTEVTELLVMIRRERRLLKARNKAITTSVPSV